One segment of Syntrophorhabdaceae bacterium DNA contains the following:
- a CDS encoding tripartite tricarboxylate transporter TctB family protein, protein MTRDLTSSLFFLMVSVVVFVGSIKLGLGTTRQPGPGFITFGASGLLGILSLVELVRAFTVRQAVQGEPMFKGTLWYRIILSALAILVYALVMPTLGYLIATFLLMLCLYIMMREQRWYWIIISSLLSSLASYYLFSKLLNCQFPDGLFWF, encoded by the coding sequence ATGACCCGTGACTTAACGTCAAGTCTCTTCTTTCTCATGGTTTCTGTTGTAGTGTTTGTGGGGTCAATAAAGCTCGGGCTTGGCACGACGAGACAACCGGGCCCGGGTTTTATAACCTTCGGGGCCTCCGGCCTCCTCGGCATCCTTTCCCTGGTGGAACTCGTGAGGGCCTTTACGGTGAGACAGGCGGTGCAGGGCGAACCCATGTTCAAGGGGACCCTGTGGTACAGGATCATTCTCTCGGCGCTCGCCATTCTCGTGTATGCGCTCGTCATGCCCACCTTGGGCTACCTTATCGCCACTTTCCTGCTCATGCTCTGCCTCTACATAATGATGCGCGAACAGCGATGGTACTGGATAATAATATCATCGCTCCTAAGCAGCCTTGCAAGTTATTACCTTTTCTCAAAGCTCCTTAATTGCCAATTTCCAGACGGTTTGTTCTGGTTTTAG
- a CDS encoding tripartite tricarboxylate transporter permease, which yields MDWVHHILYGFQVTFIPINLLFCSIGVVVGTLVGVLPGIGPTAAMALLLPVTFKVSAASSIIMLAGILYGAMYGGSTTSILVNIPGETASIVTCLDGYQMARKGRAGPALGIAAWGSFIAGTISVIAMMFVANPLARLAIKFGPPEYFALMCTGLLFVTYLAQGSVLRAIMMALTGIILGSVGLDLITGQPKFTLGIDELQDGVGVMPVIMGLFGLTEVFQNIEQRAEQTEIYQTKVKNLWPSLKDWMDSKWAITRGTVLGFFLGILPGGGGTLSSFMSYAIEKRVSKHPEDFGKGAIEGVAGPESANNSSCGGSLIPLMSLGIPPNVTMAVLFSAFIIHGIQPGPLMITEHPDVFWGLIASMYLGNVLLLILNLPLIGLWVQLLKVPYSILFPLILLFCVIGSYATGGSATDIIFMLFFGVGGYLMRKFRYEAAALVLGFVLGPMIERSLRQSLLISDGSFSIFFTHPIAAVTIGVALLLIISSTMGFVKKRRKAFEEFKE from the coding sequence ATGGACTGGGTTCACCATATTCTATACGGCTTTCAGGTCACCTTCATACCCATAAATCTGCTCTTCTGCAGTATCGGTGTGGTGGTTGGAACGCTCGTAGGCGTCTTGCCCGGGATCGGTCCCACAGCCGCCATGGCCCTTCTTTTGCCCGTGACCTTCAAGGTGAGCGCTGCCTCGAGCATTATTATGCTGGCCGGGATACTCTATGGAGCCATGTATGGAGGATCTACAACCTCCATACTGGTCAATATACCGGGTGAGACCGCATCCATCGTTACCTGTCTCGACGGATATCAGATGGCCCGCAAAGGACGGGCAGGGCCGGCGCTCGGCATCGCAGCCTGGGGTTCATTTATCGCCGGCACCATAAGTGTTATTGCCATGATGTTTGTGGCTAATCCACTGGCAAGGCTCGCAATAAAATTCGGTCCACCCGAATATTTTGCCCTTATGTGCACCGGTTTGCTCTTCGTTACCTATCTTGCCCAGGGATCCGTATTGAGGGCGATTATGATGGCCTTAACCGGCATTATTCTCGGGAGCGTGGGCCTCGACCTCATAACGGGGCAGCCTAAATTTACACTGGGCATCGATGAATTGCAGGACGGCGTGGGTGTTATGCCCGTGATCATGGGGCTTTTCGGACTTACAGAGGTTTTTCAGAACATAGAACAGCGCGCCGAGCAAACGGAAATATATCAGACAAAAGTGAAGAACCTCTGGCCATCACTCAAAGACTGGATGGATTCGAAGTGGGCAATCACCAGGGGAACTGTGCTCGGGTTCTTCCTCGGCATCCTCCCGGGCGGCGGCGGCACGCTCTCGTCCTTTATGTCGTATGCGATTGAGAAAAGGGTGTCCAAACATCCGGAAGATTTTGGGAAGGGCGCTATTGAAGGGGTGGCTGGGCCTGAGTCGGCAAACAATTCGTCCTGTGGAGGCAGCCTTATCCCGCTGATGTCTCTTGGAATCCCGCCGAATGTAACCATGGCGGTGCTCTTTTCCGCCTTCATCATTCACGGTATCCAGCCGGGACCTCTTATGATTACCGAGCACCCTGATGTCTTCTGGGGGCTTATCGCGAGCATGTACCTCGGCAATGTGTTGCTGCTTATTCTCAATCTTCCTTTGATCGGCCTGTGGGTCCAGTTATTGAAAGTTCCCTACAGTATCCTCTTCCCGCTAATCCTCCTCTTTTGCGTGATAGGCTCGTATGCCACCGGGGGCTCCGCAACCGATATCATATTCATGTTGTTCTTTGGCGTTGGCGGATATTTGATGAGGAAATTCAGATATGAAGCAGCGGCGCTCGTTCTCGGCTTTGTGCTTGGCCCCATGATTGAGAGATCGCTCCGTCAATCTTTGCTCATCTCTGACGGCAGCTTTTCCATCTTTTTCACCCATCCGATCGCTGCCGTGACTATCGGAGTGGCATTACTCCTCATCATTTCGAGCACCATGGGTTTCGTGAAGAAGCGACGCAAGGCTTTCGAAGAATTCAAGGAATAG